A window of the Candidatus Aegiribacteria sp. genome harbors these coding sequences:
- the cmk gene encoding (d)CMP kinase — MTSVIAIDGPAASGKSTTARLVADVLGYSYLDTGAMYRASALLSIRNSIPLDDSLLLAENIRNHSIDIRSGAVFIDDEDVSSLIRTPEISDAASIVSSKSAVRREMVILQQKFGKAHNTVAEGRDMGTVVFPDADLKIYVIADVAIRVLRRWRELRMLGNEANYGKLLSSQLKRDYRDRSRLDSPLRIAPGAYLLDSTLMTVTQQVSTVLKLFRERMSVIQ, encoded by the coding sequence CTGACTAGTGTAATTGCAATAGACGGACCGGCCGCTTCCGGGAAGAGTACTACCGCTCGCCTGGTGGCTGATGTGCTTGGTTATTCATATCTTGATACCGGAGCCATGTACCGCGCTTCGGCTCTTTTATCCATACGTAATTCAATACCGCTTGATGATTCTCTTCTACTTGCTGAAAACATCCGTAATCATTCCATTGATATTCGCAGCGGAGCCGTGTTTATTGATGACGAGGATGTTTCATCCTTAATAAGAACTCCAGAGATAAGCGACGCAGCAAGCATAGTATCCTCCAAATCTGCCGTACGCAGAGAAATGGTAATCCTTCAGCAGAAATTCGGCAAAGCTCACAATACTGTAGCTGAAGGAAGGGATATGGGAACTGTGGTGTTTCCGGATGCTGATTTAAAGATATATGTCATTGCTGATGTTGCCATCCGTGTTTTAAGGAGATGGAGAGAGTTGCGCATGCTGGGGAATGAAGCAAATTATGGAAAGCTGCTAAGCTCTCAGCTTAAAAGAGATTACAGAGACAGAAGCCGATTGGACAGTCCACTCAGAATTGCACCTGGAGCCTATTTACTCGATTCAACTCTGATGACTGTTACCCAGCAGGTTTCCACAGTATTGAAACTTTTCAGAGAGCGAATGAGTGTGATACAATGA
- a CDS encoding 1-acyl-sn-glycerol-3-phosphate acyltransferase, with protein MRESVRIRIQYYGGLISRLLFGFAVNGTERVPRKGGVIIACNHISEMDPPVLGFAIPRPIAFMAKNELFRNRFGDFIFKKLNTIPVNRSGVDTNAIRSTVDQLRNGIAVVIFPEGTRSRDGRLLPGKAGISLIASASRAPILPAFIWGTDHPGKAMTRTGSPFSIHFGKLISSRRIMAIRKKYGAKAVAEKVMSAIAETGINAGLYASDLISMDQMKGTK; from the coding sequence ATGAGAGAATCCGTCCGCATCCGCATCCAGTACTATGGAGGTTTAATTTCACGATTACTTTTTGGATTCGCTGTAAATGGAACTGAGAGAGTACCCCGGAAAGGTGGAGTTATTATTGCCTGTAATCATATCTCCGAAATGGATCCGCCTGTTCTAGGTTTTGCGATTCCAAGACCGATAGCTTTCATGGCAAAAAATGAGCTGTTCAGGAACAGATTCGGTGATTTCATCTTCAAGAAGCTCAATACTATTCCTGTCAACAGGTCAGGAGTGGATACAAACGCTATCAGATCGACTGTAGATCAGTTAAGGAATGGGATAGCAGTTGTTATTTTTCCGGAGGGAACAAGAAGCAGAGATGGCAGGCTTCTTCCAGGGAAAGCCGGTATCAGCCTCATAGCATCAGCTTCCAGGGCTCCGATACTGCCAGCGTTCATCTGGGGAACTGATCATCCTGGAAAGGCAATGACAAGAACAGGAAGTCCATTCAGCATACATTTCGGGAAGTTGATTTCCAGCAGGAGGATAATGGCTATCAGGAAGAAATATGGAGCGAAAGCTGTAGCGGAGAAAGTGATGTCCGCTATAGCTGAAACAGGTATTAATGCAGGTTTATACGCGAGCGATTTAATTAGCATGGATCAAATGAAAGGAACAAAGTGA